The following proteins are encoded in a genomic region of Thermodesulfatator atlanticus DSM 21156:
- a CDS encoding DUF2442 domain-containing protein — translation MFTKIKKAQYIGDYKIKLLFEDGNEGIVDLSNSLEGKIFESLKDKNFFARFKLDEELGTVVWENGADFAPEYLYYLAFKDREDLQKKIRQWHFENKEG, via the coding sequence ATGTTCACAAAGATAAAAAAAGCTCAATATATCGGAGATTATAAAATAAAGCTTCTTTTCGAAGACGGAAACGAAGGCATAGTAGATCTTTCAAACAGCCTTGAAGGCAAAATATTTGAATCTCTAAAAGACAAAAACTTTTTTGCGAGGTTCAAGCTAGACGAAGAGTTGGGTACGGTTGTCTGGGAAAACGGGGCAGATTTTGCCCCTGAATACCTTTATTATTTGGCCTTTAAGGATCGGGAAGACTTACAGAAAAAAATTAGACAGTGGCATTTTGAAAATAAGGAGGGTTAA
- a CDS encoding NUDIX domain-containing protein: MKKERKCPHCGKTIETYRNPFPTVDIIIEVEDKICLIRRKNPPYGWAIPGGFVDYGESLEDAAKREAQEETGLDVELICQFYTYSEPDRDPRFHTITTVYIAKAHGAPQGADDAAEARLFSLQEIPFEELVFDHNRIIADYVKWRYGKSINLPENRTKTKISRC; this comes from the coding sequence ATGAAAAAAGAAAGAAAATGCCCGCATTGTGGCAAAACCATAGAAACTTATCGCAATCCCTTTCCCACGGTGGATATCATTATCGAAGTAGAAGATAAAATTTGCCTTATCCGCCGCAAAAATCCACCATACGGTTGGGCCATACCTGGCGGATTTGTAGACTATGGCGAGTCGTTAGAAGATGCTGCTAAGCGGGAGGCCCAAGAAGAAACCGGCCTGGACGTAGAGCTTATCTGCCAATTTTATACCTATTCTGAACCAGACCGTGACCCGCGGTTTCACACGATAACCACGGTTTACATTGCCAAGGCACATGGTGCACCGCAAGGGGCTGATGATGCCGCAGAGGCAAGACTTTTTTCGCTGCAAGAAATACCTTTTGAAGAACTTGTGTTTGACCATAACCGCATTATTGCCGATTATGTAAAATGGCGATATGGAAAATCAATTAATTTGCCCGAAAACAGAACAAAGACTAAAATTTCTCGTTGTTGA
- the rpmE gene encoding 50S ribosomal protein L31, translated as MKKGIHPEYHKKAVVRCACGNEIIVGSTLAEIKVEVCSKCHPFYTGEQRILDTSGRVDKFKKKYADFYKKLEKENKK; from the coding sequence ATGAAAAAGGGAATTCATCCGGAGTATCACAAAAAAGCGGTTGTTCGTTGCGCCTGCGGCAACGAAATCATCGTGGGAAGCACTTTGGCTGAAATCAAAGTGGAAGTTTGCTCTAAGTGCCATCCTTTTTATACCGGAGAGCAGCGCATTCTGGATACCTCCGGGCGGGTAGATAAGTTTAAGAAAAAATACGCTGATTTTTATAAGAAACTCGAGAAAGAAAACAAAAAATAA
- a CDS encoding GGDEF domain-containing response regulator: protein MENQLICPKTEQRLKFLVVDDEPLITEFIKTHLGTKGCQCDVALNGKEALELLNKNGPYTILITDIFMPEMDGLTLIKKAKEKWPELEIIAITAHGQKVKYRDVIEAGAGDFIRKPFEIDELEAKIARILREKELRDKLKLMVQQDPLTGIYNRRYFEEKLTEECYKAWRQKYPLHLVMFDIDKFKQFNDSFGHQAGDRLLKRLAEILVSSTRKYVDLPFRYGGDEFALILPQCDTDAACKIVKRIINRFSLEDFSPASLSAGIAKFIRREERPISEDVDDLILRADEALYEAKRKGGHIFVVDPLSKKDKKTRQKTITNGLERP, encoded by the coding sequence ATGGAAAATCAATTAATTTGCCCGAAAACAGAACAAAGACTAAAATTTCTCGTTGTTGATGATGAGCCGCTTATTACCGAGTTCATCAAGACCCATCTTGGCACCAAGGGATGCCAGTGTGACGTTGCCTTAAATGGCAAAGAGGCCCTTGAGCTACTTAACAAAAACGGCCCCTATACCATCCTGATTACTGATATCTTTATGCCCGAGATGGACGGGCTCACCCTTATCAAAAAGGCCAAAGAGAAATGGCCTGAGCTAGAGATAATTGCTATCACCGCCCACGGCCAAAAGGTAAAATACCGGGACGTAATTGAGGCAGGTGCAGGCGACTTCATCAGAAAGCCTTTTGAAATTGATGAGCTTGAGGCCAAAATAGCGCGTATTTTGCGCGAAAAAGAACTACGCGACAAATTAAAACTTATGGTGCAACAAGATCCCCTTACAGGTATTTACAACCGTCGCTATTTTGAAGAAAAACTCACCGAAGAATGCTACAAAGCCTGGCGGCAAAAATATCCCCTCCACCTGGTGATGTTTGATATTGACAAATTTAAGCAATTTAATGATTCTTTTGGGCACCAAGCCGGAGACCGCCTGCTAAAACGCTTAGCAGAAATCCTTGTTTCTTCTACTAGAAAATACGTTGACCTGCCCTTTCGCTACGGAGGCGATGAATTCGCCCTTATTTTGCCCCAGTGTGATACCGATGCGGCTTGTAAAATAGTTAAACGTATCATTAACCGTTTTTCGCTGGAAGATTTCTCTCCCGCAAGTCTTTCGGCAGGAATTGCCAAGTTTATCCGCCGGGAAGAACGCCCTATCAGCGAAGACGTTGACGATCTGATCCTGCGTGCAGATGAAGCCCTCTACGAAGCCAAAAGAAAGGGTGGGCACATATTCGTCGTAGATCCCCTTTCTAAAAAAGACAAAAAAACAAGACAAAAAACAATAACTAATGGGCTAGAAAGGCCTTGA
- a CDS encoding inositol monophosphatase family protein, which produces MELLALAKAAALAAGRLQREYFDKNIEVKRKGEIDLVTEVDIKSEALIVSLLKTSGIPILAEEQAKTEPKGRYWLVDPLDGTTNYAHHFPWFAPSIALMEDKEPVLGVIYHVMLDELFWAEKEKGAFLNGRQINVSQVAKLNDAVLATGFPYGVHDQPEKVVGAFHDFLIKAQGVRRAGAAALDLAYVACGRFDGFWEPLLKPWDTAAGILLVKEAGGRVTNYRGEAYDPFQNNILASNGLIHEEMIPIASKYVP; this is translated from the coding sequence ATGGAGCTTTTAGCTTTGGCCAAAGCCGCGGCCCTTGCTGCAGGAAGACTTCAGCGCGAATACTTTGACAAAAACATTGAAGTAAAGCGCAAAGGAGAAATTGACCTGGTAACAGAAGTTGACATAAAAAGCGAGGCCCTTATTGTCTCCTTGCTAAAAACCTCTGGCATCCCCATTCTTGCCGAAGAACAGGCCAAAACAGAACCCAAAGGCCGCTACTGGCTGGTGGATCCATTAGACGGCACCACTAACTATGCCCATCATTTTCCCTGGTTTGCCCCAAGTATTGCCCTCATGGAAGACAAAGAACCTGTCCTCGGGGTGATTTATCACGTTATGCTTGATGAGCTCTTTTGGGCGGAGAAAGAAAAAGGCGCTTTTTTAAACGGGCGTCAAATAAACGTCTCTCAAGTAGCTAAGCTCAACGACGCAGTTTTGGCCACTGGCTTCCCTTATGGAGTCCATGACCAGCCTGAAAAAGTCGTAGGTGCTTTCCACGACTTTCTGATAAAGGCCCAGGGGGTGCGTCGGGCAGGGGCAGCGGCCCTTGATCTTGCTTACGTTGCCTGCGGGCGTTTTGATGGGTTCTGGGAGCCACTTCTTAAGCCCTGGGATACTGCTGCCGGAATCCTTCTGGTAAAAGAAGCAGGTGGCCGTGTTACCAATTATCGAGGGGAAGCTTACGATCCCTTTCAGAACAATATTCTGGCAAGCAACGGCTTGATTCACGAAGAGATGATTCCCATTGCGTCTAAGTACGTGCCATGA
- the gatB gene encoding Asp-tRNA(Asn)/Glu-tRNA(Gln) amidotransferase subunit GatB: MDFEAVIGLEVHAQLLTKSKIFCSCSTEFGAAPNSHVCPVCCGMPGSLPVLNKRVVEFAIKLALATNARINPVSVFARKNYFYPDLPKGYQISQYELPLAEGGYIEIEVDGQKKKVGLVRIHMEEDAGKLIHDEARPVSYVDLNRTGVPLLEIVSEPDMRSPEEAVAYLKKLRSILRYLEICDGNMEEGSLRCDANISVRPRGSEKFGTKVELKNMNSFKHVQKALEYEIKRQIALILDGKEVIQETRLFDVARGVTQSMRGKEEAHDYRYFPDPDLVPVEISEHWIREIADTLPELPDAKKKRFMEEFGLPAYDAEIITSSRKLAEFFEACCKNFPKPKLVSNWIMTEVLRELNKEGKEIHETKLTPEHFVELLKLLDEGVISSTIAKQIFPEVYQGRSPKEIVEEKGLKQENDEDALRAICQKIVEAHPKEVEKYRQGKKNVIGFFVGQVMRETRGKANPKLVNKILTELLEA; the protein is encoded by the coding sequence ATGGACTTTGAAGCAGTCATTGGGCTGGAAGTACACGCCCAGCTTCTCACCAAAAGCAAAATTTTTTGTTCTTGTTCCACGGAATTTGGCGCTGCCCCCAATTCTCATGTGTGTCCGGTTTGTTGTGGCATGCCAGGAAGCCTTCCGGTGCTCAACAAAAGGGTCGTGGAATTCGCCATCAAACTCGCCTTAGCTACCAATGCTCGTATAAACCCTGTTTCTGTCTTTGCACGAAAAAACTACTTTTATCCAGACCTACCCAAAGGTTATCAAATCTCGCAGTACGAACTCCCTTTAGCAGAAGGTGGCTATATTGAAATAGAAGTCGATGGCCAGAAGAAAAAAGTAGGCCTGGTGCGCATACACATGGAAGAGGACGCTGGAAAACTCATCCACGACGAAGCACGTCCTGTATCATACGTTGACTTAAACCGCACCGGGGTCCCCCTTCTTGAAATTGTAAGCGAACCGGATATGCGTTCCCCTGAAGAGGCTGTTGCTTACCTTAAAAAGCTTCGTTCTATCCTTCGCTACCTAGAAATATGCGACGGTAATATGGAAGAAGGCAGCCTTCGTTGCGATGCCAACATTTCTGTGCGTCCGCGGGGAAGTGAAAAGTTCGGCACCAAAGTAGAACTGAAAAACATGAACTCATTTAAACACGTACAAAAAGCCCTTGAATACGAAATAAAACGGCAAATCGCCCTCATCTTAGACGGAAAAGAGGTAATCCAGGAAACGCGGCTTTTTGACGTTGCCCGCGGGGTTACCCAGTCTATGCGCGGCAAAGAAGAAGCCCATGATTACCGCTATTTCCCAGATCCGGATCTTGTCCCTGTTGAAATTTCTGAACATTGGATAAGGGAAATCGCCGACACCCTTCCAGAGTTACCCGATGCTAAGAAAAAGCGCTTTATGGAGGAATTTGGCCTTCCTGCTTATGATGCAGAGATAATAACCTCTTCTCGTAAGCTTGCGGAATTTTTTGAAGCTTGTTGCAAAAATTTTCCCAAGCCCAAACTTGTTAGCAACTGGATAATGACCGAAGTCCTTCGTGAGCTCAATAAAGAAGGAAAAGAAATCCACGAAACAAAGCTTACCCCTGAGCATTTTGTTGAGTTGCTTAAACTCCTTGATGAAGGCGTTATCAGCTCAACTATTGCCAAACAGATCTTCCCAGAGGTCTATCAGGGTCGTTCACCCAAAGAAATCGTCGAAGAAAAAGGCCTTAAACAGGAAAACGACGAAGATGCCTTGCGGGCTATCTGCCAGAAGATCGTCGAAGCCCATCCCAAAGAGGTGGAAAAATACCGCCAGGGCAAAAAGAATGTCATTGGCTTTTTCGTAGGCCAGGTGATGCGTGAAACCAGAGGCAAGGCCAATCCCAAGCTTGTCAATAAAATCCTTACAGAACTGCTTGAAGCCTAA
- a CDS encoding DUF4160 domain-containing protein — MPIISRFLGIIIFMYYRDHLPPHFHAKYGEYEIIVDINTGVVEGKFPKRALRLVLEWYELNKEALLKNWEKIQKGEVPEPIPPLE; from the coding sequence ATGCCGATAATAAGTAGATTTTTAGGAATTATTATTTTTATGTACTATCGAGACCATTTGCCGCCACATTTTCATGCTAAATATGGTGAGTACGAGATTATCGTGGATATAAACACAGGAGTTGTAGAGGGAAAGTTTCCCAAAAGGGCTTTACGATTAGTACTTGAGTGGTATGAATTAAATAAAGAAGCACTGCTAAAAAACTGGGAAAAAATTCAAAAAGGAGAAGTTCCCGAACCAATTCCGCCGTTAGAGTAG
- the hisA gene encoding 1-(5-phosphoribosyl)-5-[(5-phosphoribosylamino)methylideneamino]imidazole-4-carboxamide isomerase: MLVVPAIDLKDGRCVRLYQGDYQKETVYSEDPVAIAKEFEKAGAELIHIVDLSGAKEGKAVHRNLIAQIAKSISVPVEVGGGVRDLATIEDYVSLGVDRVILGTIACREPELVREAARLFPGRVVVSIDVRGDYVAVEGWTSESSIHYLELAKLLEDAGLRAIIFTDITRDGTEEGVNLKRVLPLLETVSLPVYLAGGVSSIEDIKKLLPLEEKGLEGVITGRAIYTGALDLREAIKIAKGMA; this comes from the coding sequence ATGCTGGTGGTTCCTGCGATTGATTTAAAAGATGGTCGCTGCGTGCGTCTTTACCAGGGAGACTATCAGAAAGAAACTGTTTATAGCGAAGATCCCGTTGCCATAGCAAAAGAATTTGAAAAGGCCGGAGCAGAACTGATTCACATTGTAGATCTTTCTGGGGCCAAAGAAGGCAAAGCCGTGCATCGCAATTTGATTGCTCAGATCGCAAAAAGCATTTCTGTGCCAGTGGAAGTAGGTGGTGGAGTGAGAGATTTAGCCACTATTGAAGATTATGTTTCTCTCGGGGTTGACCGGGTGATTCTCGGTACCATTGCTTGTAGGGAGCCTGAGCTTGTCCGGGAAGCAGCCCGTCTTTTCCCGGGTCGCGTAGTGGTAAGTATTGACGTGCGTGGTGACTATGTTGCCGTTGAAGGCTGGACCAGTGAAAGCTCCATTCACTACCTTGAATTAGCCAAGCTTTTAGAAGATGCTGGTCTCAGGGCCATTATTTTTACAGACATAACGCGAGATGGTACTGAAGAAGGTGTAAATCTCAAGAGAGTTTTGCCTCTTCTTGAGACGGTCTCCCTCCCGGTATATCTTGCCGGTGGGGTTTCAAGCATTGAAGACATAAAAAAGCTTCTCCCTCTTGAAGAAAAAGGCCTTGAAGGAGTTATCACCGGGCGGGCCATCTACACCGGAGCACTTGATTTGCGCGAAGCCATTAAAATTGCTAAGGGTATGGCGTGA
- a CDS encoding ribonuclease catalytic domain-containing protein yields the protein MKEKDLTGHLIEFAEQGRTQTAYCLGHKDRRLRVLLASGREELLPRTRILHVSKRTFRAPHRQEQLEIIKSADARREKLKDEIDLETLWELIVDDTEEISPDELAEVYFGEGADDDHAAALIRKVLEDRLYFRFREGNIVVHSREEVSRLKEARRKEEERLARREKGALWLRSLLEGKEVPLSDEIKDFWLRSLKEFLLFGDEANHAKETKDLLKSLGAERPGKVFKILVSAGVFSEDENLELLRFDIKEDFPEEVEREAQEIVAKGFDREGREDLTHLFPITIDGPETRDFDDAIHFCEREDGLEIGIHIADVSAFVPPGSRLFKEALNRGATIYLPDRIIPMLPRIISEEAASLIAGKERPALSFLATLSPDGELKGFRIVRSVVKVAQRLTYDEADTLLDKELAPLYEFSQKLFKRRLKAGALPVYLPEISLRVEDGHIILERIEITGARFLVSEYMILANFIAAKFLKDKQVPAIYRSQPKPKERIISGHEQDLYLNFLQLRHMSRGEMHLSPEFHHGLGLPCYTTVTSPIRRAVDLIMEHQLCHFLRTGKLLFSVEEIEEFLKELSRALEVVNTVKNRTYRYWLLKYLKENARNQKLDALVIDIHQRKAKVLILDYMITVDIPLPPTLKLEPGTKVQVVLKGINPREDNIKAFLAH from the coding sequence GTGAAGGAAAAAGACCTAACTGGACACCTTATCGAATTTGCAGAGCAAGGGCGCACGCAAACGGCTTACTGCCTTGGCCATAAAGATCGGCGCTTGCGGGTGCTTTTGGCCTCCGGGCGCGAGGAGTTACTTCCGCGCACGCGTATTCTGCATGTTTCCAAAAGGACATTCCGGGCTCCTCACCGCCAGGAACAATTAGAAATCATAAAAAGTGCCGATGCCAGAAGGGAGAAACTAAAAGACGAAATAGACCTTGAGACCCTCTGGGAGTTAATCGTAGATGATACCGAAGAAATTTCACCAGATGAATTAGCAGAAGTTTATTTTGGCGAGGGCGCTGATGACGATCACGCAGCTGCTCTGATTCGCAAGGTCCTTGAAGACCGCCTTTATTTTCGTTTTCGCGAAGGAAATATCGTCGTCCACTCGCGAGAAGAAGTTTCCCGCTTAAAAGAAGCCCGTCGTAAGGAAGAGGAACGCCTGGCCCGCCGCGAAAAAGGGGCCTTGTGGCTAAGGTCTCTTTTAGAGGGGAAGGAGGTTCCTCTCTCAGATGAAATTAAAGATTTTTGGCTAAGATCTCTTAAAGAGTTTTTGCTTTTTGGCGATGAGGCAAATCATGCCAAAGAGACCAAGGATTTGCTAAAAAGCCTAGGGGCTGAACGGCCAGGGAAAGTCTTTAAAATTTTGGTCTCTGCAGGGGTTTTTTCCGAAGACGAGAACCTTGAACTTTTGCGCTTTGATATCAAAGAAGACTTCCCCGAAGAGGTAGAACGAGAAGCCCAAGAAATAGTCGCCAAAGGTTTTGATCGCGAAGGCCGCGAGGATCTAACTCATCTCTTCCCTATAACCATTGATGGCCCAGAGACAAGAGATTTCGACGATGCCATTCACTTTTGCGAAAGGGAAGATGGTCTGGAAATCGGGATCCACATTGCTGATGTTTCTGCTTTTGTGCCACCAGGATCGCGTCTTTTTAAAGAGGCTTTAAACCGTGGGGCTACGATTTATCTTCCTGATCGCATCATTCCCATGCTTCCACGGATAATTTCCGAAGAAGCAGCAAGCCTTATTGCTGGTAAAGAACGTCCTGCCCTTTCCTTTCTGGCAACACTATCACCTGACGGGGAACTTAAGGGCTTTCGTATTGTCCGTTCGGTGGTCAAAGTAGCCCAAAGACTCACCTATGATGAAGCCGATACCTTGCTCGATAAAGAACTTGCGCCACTTTATGAGTTTTCACAAAAGCTTTTTAAAAGGCGCCTTAAGGCCGGGGCCCTCCCGGTTTATTTGCCAGAAATTTCTCTTCGGGTAGAAGACGGGCACATAATACTTGAGCGTATTGAAATAACAGGGGCAAGATTCTTGGTCTCAGAGTACATGATTCTTGCGAATTTTATCGCGGCGAAGTTTTTAAAAGATAAACAGGTGCCTGCCATCTATCGCAGCCAACCTAAACCCAAAGAGCGCATTATTTCCGGGCACGAGCAAGACCTTTATCTCAATTTTCTCCAGCTAAGGCATATGTCCCGGGGGGAGATGCATCTTTCTCCAGAGTTTCATCATGGACTGGGGCTTCCCTGCTATACCACGGTTACTTCGCCTATTCGAAGAGCGGTAGATCTAATTATGGAGCACCAGCTTTGCCATTTTCTCAGGACAGGAAAGCTGCTTTTTAGCGTAGAAGAGATCGAAGAATTTTTGAAAGAGCTTTCGCGTGCCCTTGAAGTGGTAAACACCGTTAAAAACAGAACTTATCGCTATTGGTTGCTCAAATATCTCAAAGAAAACGCTCGCAATCAAAAATTAGACGCGTTAGTAATAGACATCCACCAGCGTAAGGCCAAGGTTTTAATTCTTGATTACATGATCACCGTTGATATTCCCTTGCCCCCCACCTTGAAGCTTGAACCGGGAACAAAAGTCCAGGTAGTGCTCAAGGGTATAAACCCCAGGGAAGACAATATCAAGGCCTTTCTAGCCCATTAG
- a CDS encoding type II toxin-antitoxin system HicB family antitoxin yields MKKLHLPIIIEQDEDGYYIVSCPVFKGCHSYGKTIDEALKNIREVIELCLEEEKEVT; encoded by the coding sequence ATGAAAAAACTACATTTGCCAATTATTATAGAACAGGACGAAGATGGTTATTACATAGTCAGTTGTCCTGTTTTTAAAGGATGTCATTCTTATGGAAAAACAATAGACGAAGCCCTAAAAAATATTAGAGAAGTTATTGAACTTTGTCTGGAAGAAGAAAAAGAAGTTACATAA
- the mtnA gene encoding S-methyl-5-thioribose-1-phosphate isomerase, whose protein sequence is MRPILWDQKGLLLLDQRLLPWKEKYLRFKTPAQVKQAIKKMVVRGAPAIGITAAIGLVLGAERIKARSKKDFLAKLKRIGESLKSARPTAVNLAWAVDRLIKVAQSEDLSVDDIVSRLRQEALKIWEEDIEANKAMGRLGAKLIPAKASVLTHCNAGALATGGYGTAIGVIRAAFEAGKEIEVIADETRPWLQGARLTAWELKKVGIPVKISPDGAAGSLMAQGKVQAIVVGADRIAANGDVANKIGTYSLAVLARENQVPFYVAAPCSTIDLATSTGKDIPIEWRDEKEVLCCVKKRIAPRGVSALNPAFDVTPNSYISAIITERQVVKAPYEENLAKAVEA, encoded by the coding sequence ATCAGGCCTATCCTTTGGGATCAAAAGGGCCTTCTCTTGCTTGACCAGCGGCTTTTACCCTGGAAAGAGAAATACCTGCGCTTTAAAACCCCAGCCCAGGTGAAGCAAGCCATTAAAAAAATGGTAGTACGCGGGGCCCCTGCCATAGGGATTACCGCTGCCATCGGGCTGGTTTTAGGGGCAGAACGCATCAAAGCCCGCAGCAAAAAGGACTTTCTTGCCAAACTAAAACGTATTGGCGAAAGCCTTAAAAGTGCCCGCCCCACAGCCGTAAACCTTGCCTGGGCGGTTGATAGGCTTATAAAAGTAGCCCAAAGCGAAGATTTATCTGTTGACGATATAGTTTCTCGTCTGCGCCAGGAAGCTTTAAAAATCTGGGAAGAAGATATCGAAGCCAACAAAGCCATGGGCCGCTTAGGCGCAAAACTCATTCCTGCCAAGGCTTCCGTTCTTACCCATTGCAATGCTGGAGCCCTGGCAACAGGAGGCTACGGCACAGCCATTGGGGTAATCAGGGCGGCTTTTGAGGCTGGCAAAGAAATAGAAGTCATTGCAGACGAGACCAGGCCTTGGCTTCAGGGAGCGCGGCTTACGGCCTGGGAGCTAAAAAAAGTCGGCATCCCTGTAAAGATAAGCCCTGATGGGGCGGCAGGAAGCCTCATGGCCCAGGGAAAGGTCCAGGCCATAGTGGTTGGTGCAGACCGCATCGCAGCAAATGGCGACGTAGCCAATAAAATCGGCACTTATTCCCTAGCCGTACTTGCGCGTGAAAACCAGGTGCCGTTTTACGTGGCCGCTCCTTGTTCCACGATAGACCTTGCTACCTCTACCGGCAAAGACATTCCCATTGAATGGCGTGATGAAAAAGAAGTGCTCTGTTGTGTTAAAAAACGCATTGCCCCGCGTGGGGTCTCGGCCCTAAATCCTGCTTTTGACGTGACACCAAACTCATATATCTCTGCCATCATAACCGAAAGGCAAGTGGTGAAAGCGCCTTATGAAGAAAATCTTGCCAAAGCGGTGGAGGCATAA
- the rho gene encoding transcription termination factor Rho, whose translation MSETQETIKEAEVVEEKPEEIEAQEEQEEPKEPPPPLSLTELRKKTLSELQELAKEYGVEGPLSMRKQEIIYAIIQAHLELGGEVRGEGVLEVLPEGFGFLRFPDYSYLPGPDDIYVSPSQIRRFNLRTGDTIFGLIRPPKEGERYFALLKVEKINFEDPEKARFKIPFDNLTPIYPNEWLRLETDPDNFSTRIIDLFVPIGKGQRGLIVAPPRTGKTMLLQNIANGIVRNHPEVYLIILLIDERPEEVTDMERSVPNAEVVSSTFDEPPQRHTQVAEMVVEKAKRLVEHGRDVVILLDSLTRLARAYNTVVPSSGKLLSGGIDANALHKPKRFFGAARNIEEGGSLTIIATCLVDTGSRMDEVIFEEFKGTGNMEIHLDRKLADRRIWPAIDIHKSGTRKEELLLPQEVLNRVWILRKLLSPLNPVDCMEFLLDKMKDTKNNAEFLAAMNR comes from the coding sequence ATGTCTGAAACACAAGAAACAATTAAAGAAGCTGAAGTTGTCGAAGAAAAACCAGAAGAAATAGAGGCCCAGGAAGAACAGGAAGAGCCCAAAGAACCCCCTCCGCCACTTAGCCTTACAGAGCTTCGCAAAAAGACCCTTTCTGAGTTGCAGGAACTTGCCAAGGAATATGGAGTTGAAGGCCCGCTTTCCATGCGCAAGCAAGAAATTATCTACGCTATCATCCAGGCACACCTGGAACTTGGCGGTGAAGTTAGAGGTGAAGGGGTGCTCGAAGTTTTGCCTGAGGGATTTGGTTTCTTACGTTTTCCGGACTACAGCTATCTTCCTGGCCCAGACGACATATACGTATCTCCTTCTCAGATCAGACGTTTTAACCTGCGCACCGGAGATACTATTTTTGGGCTTATCCGCCCACCCAAAGAAGGTGAAAGATACTTTGCCTTGCTCAAAGTAGAAAAAATCAACTTTGAAGACCCAGAAAAAGCGCGTTTTAAAATCCCTTTTGACAACCTGACACCGATTTATCCTAACGAATGGCTACGCCTTGAAACAGACCCTGATAATTTCTCAACACGCATCATTGATCTTTTTGTACCCATTGGCAAAGGCCAGCGTGGGCTCATTGTGGCACCCCCACGCACCGGAAAAACCATGCTCCTTCAAAACATAGCCAACGGGATCGTGCGCAATCACCCAGAAGTCTATCTCATCATTCTCTTGATAGACGAACGCCCTGAAGAAGTAACAGATATGGAAAGAAGCGTTCCTAACGCTGAGGTGGTGAGCTCAACTTTTGACGAACCCCCTCAGCGCCACACCCAGGTCGCAGAGATGGTAGTAGAGAAGGCCAAAAGGCTCGTGGAACACGGCCGCGACGTAGTTATTTTGCTCGACAGCTTAACCCGTCTGGCTCGCGCCTATAACACCGTAGTCCCTTCAAGCGGTAAGTTGCTCTCAGGCGGTATTGATGCCAACGCGCTACATAAGCCTAAAAGATTCTTTGGGGCCGCCAGAAACATCGAAGAAGGCGGAAGCCTTACCATTATCGCCACATGCCTGGTTGATACCGGAAGTCGTATGGACGAGGTCATTTTTGAGGAATTCAAAGGCACTGGTAACATGGAAATTCATCTTGACCGCAAGCTTGCTGATCGCCGCATCTGGCCTGCCATTGATATTCACAAAAGCGGCACCCGTAAAGAAGAACTCCTGCTTCCGCAGGAAGTGCTTAACCGGGTCTGGATATTACGAAAACTTCTTTCACCCCTTAACCCGGTAGATTGCATGGAATTTCTCCTTGACAAAATGAAAGATACCAAAAACAATGCAGAATTCCTGGCGGCTATGAACAGGTAA